A region of Candidatus Liberimonas magnetica DNA encodes the following proteins:
- a CDS encoding M23 family metallopeptidase has translation MLKKIVIISLSIFICSIVFGQNLNPPGNWSIISDYGPRNVANSWFHYGIDYAGSEGESIKAVESGNIFIIDWDQNGGGFYIGIEGTIGYWTYLHTFSGIKDKHPLPMMSGNWELRNTTLEKPANGNNYTGNIIILWSGNYPQKVLSISDYSSYWIKDSSGNYLLDSSGNKITTQSTVSA, from the coding sequence ATGCTTAAGAAAATAGTAATTATATCATTAAGCATATTCATATGTTCCATAGTTTTCGGACAAAACTTAAACCCTCCAGGAAACTGGTCAATAATATCGGATTATGGGCCGAGGAATGTTGCTAATTCTTGGTTCCACTATGGGATAGATTATGCCGGTAGTGAAGGTGAAAGCATAAAAGCAGTAGAAAGTGGCAATATTTTTATAATTGATTGGGACCAAAACGGCGGCGGGTTTTATATCGGGATAGAAGGAACAATCGGTTATTGGACATATTTGCATACTTTTAGCGGAATAAAGGACAAACATCCGCTTCCAATGATGTCAGGTAATTGGGAATTAAGAAATACTACTTTAGAAAAACCAGCTAATGGTAATAATTATACAGGGAATATCATTATCCTTTGGTCAGGAAATTATCCTCAAAAAGTGTTATCAATCAGTGATTATTCAAGTTACTGGATCAAAGATTCATCGGGAAATTATTTGTTGGATTCGTCAGGCAACAAGATAACAACGCAAAGCACTGTTTCTGCCG